A single region of the Epinephelus moara isolate mb chromosome 12, YSFRI_EMoa_1.0, whole genome shotgun sequence genome encodes:
- the LOC126399028 gene encoding elongation of very long chain fatty acids protein 4-like, giving the protein MEVVTHLVNDTVEFYKWGLTIADKRVENWPMMSSPVPTLAISCLYLFFLWAGPRYMQDRQPYTLRKTLIVYNFSMVVLNFYIAKELLLGSRAAGYSYLCQPVNYSNDVNEVRIASALWWYYISKGVEFLDTVFFILRKKFNQVSFLHVYHHCTMFILWWIGIKWVPGGQSFFGATINSSIHVLMYGYYGLAALGPQMQKYLWWKKYLTIIQMIQFHVTIGHAGHSLYTGCPFPAWMQWALIGYAVTFIILFANFYYHAYRRKPSSTHKGGKPVANGTSTVTNGHSKVEEVEDNGKRQKKGRAKRE; this is encoded by the exons ATGGAGGTTGTAACACATCTTGTGAATGACACTGTAGAATTTTACAAATGGGGCCTTACTATAGCAG acAAGAGGGTGGAGAACTGGCCAATGATGTCATCTCCAGTCCCCACTCTGGCCATCAGCTGCCTGTACCTGTTCTTCCTGTGGGCGGGGCCTAGATACATGCAGGACCGCCAGCCCTATACACTCAGGAAGACCCTCATAGTCTACAACTTCAGCATGGTGGTTCTCAACTTCTACATCGCCAAAGAG CTCCTACTAGGCTCTAGAGCAGCCGGGTACAGCTACCTCTGTCAGCCTGTCAACTACTCCAATGATGTCAATGAAGTCAGG ATAGCATCTGCTCTCTGGTGGTACTACATCTCCAAAGGAGTGGAATTCTTGGACACAGTGTTTTTCATCCTGAGGAAGAAGTTCAACCAGGTCAGCTTCCTCCACGTCTACCATCACTGCACCATGTTCATTCTCTGGTGGATCGGCATCAAATGGGTCCCCGGTGGACAGT CATTTTTTGGTGCAACCATCAACTCTTCCATCCACGTCCTCATGTACGGTTACTACGGCCTGGCAGCTCTGGGACCTCAGATGCAGAAGTACCTCTGGTGGAAGAAATACCTCACCATTATTCAGATG ATCCAGTTCCACGTGACCATCGGCCACGCCGGCCACTCCCTCTACACAGGCTGTCCGTTCCCCGCCTGGATGCAGtgggctctgattggctacgcCGTCACCTTCATCATCCTCTTCGCCAACTTCTACTACCACGCTTACCGACGCAAACCCTCTTCCACGCATAAGGGAGGCAAGCCTGTCGCAAACGGCACATCTACGGTAACTAACGGTCATAGCaaagtggaggaggtggaggataACGGGAAGAGGCAGAAGAAAGGACGAGCGAAaagggagtaa